Proteins encoded by one window of Antechinus flavipes isolate AdamAnt ecotype Samford, QLD, Australia chromosome 4, AdamAnt_v2, whole genome shotgun sequence:
- the FOXE3 gene encoding forkhead box protein E3, which translates to MAIAHSAERRLTLGGIYRFITERFAFYRDNPRKWQNSIRHNLTLNDCFVKIPREPGHPGKGNYWALDPAAQDMFDSGSFLRRRKRFKRSDLSTYPGYSPTPRAGPPAPPGASAFGPPPPAAASRAPPYSASLYGAAYAAAPTPAVMGPGPQTLQSYPGAPGAAPAPPPLPPPRVFSIDSLISLQPGSDGAAFPVSEPGPCFPGPATAAAAGPGGGVLLGRGGPTSAHSVSYPPYPASPPPLPGSSYAPPGSPQLYALPPRLELTTALAGHQSAEPSAAEQLLGLGGPGPGPGPGPAVGVNGLSQFGPSGAYLRQPGFGAGLERYL; encoded by the coding sequence ATGGCCATCGCGCACTCTGCAGAGCGCCGGCTCACCCTGGGGGGCATCTACCGCTTCATCACGGAGCGCTTTGCCTTCTACCGGGACAACCCGCGCAAGTGGCAGAACAGCATCCGCCACAACCTCACGCTCAATGACTGCTTCGTCAAGATTCCCCGCGAGCCGGGCCACCCGGGCAAGGGCAACTACTGGGCCCTCGACCCCGCGGCGCAGGACATGTTTGACAGCGGCAGCTTTCTGCGGCGGCGGAAGCGCTTCAAGCGCAGTGATCTCAGCACCTACCCCGGCTACTCCCCGACGCCCAGAGCTGGGCCTCCCGCACCGCCCGGGGCCAGCGCTTTCGGGCCGCCCCCGCCGGCGGCTGCGTCCCGCGCGCCCCCCTATTCCGCGTCACTTTACGGAGCGGCCTACGCTGCGGCCCCGACGCCCGCCGTGATGGGGCCGGGGCCCCAGACCCTGCAGTCGTATCCCGGGGCGCCAGGAGCGGCGCCCGCGCCTCCTCCTCTGCCTCCGCCGCGCGTGTTCAGCATCGACAGCCTCATCAGCCTCCAGCCTGGCTCCGACGGGGCGGCCTTCCCGGTTTCGGAGCCCGGGCCGTGTTTTCCGGGTCCCGCAACGGCGGCGGCCGCAGGGCCGGGTGGTGGGGTTCTCCTGGGCAGGGGGGGCCCGACCTCTGCCCACTCGGTCTCCTACCCTCCCTACCCTGCATCTCCTCCTCCGTTGCCCGGTTCGAGCTACGCGCCGCCCGGCAGCCCCCAGCTGTATGCGCTGCCCCCCAGGCTGGAGCTGACGACCGCTCTGGCGGGCCACCAGAGCGCTGAGCCCTCAGCGGCTGAGCAGCTGTTGGGCCTGGgtggccccggccccggcccgggCCCTGGGCCCGCCGTCGGCGTCAACGGGCTGAGCCAATTCGGGCCCAGCGGCGCTTACCTGAGGCAGCCGGGCTTCGGCGCGGGGCTGGAGCGCTACCTGTGA